One part of the Oceanihabitans sp. IOP_32 genome encodes these proteins:
- a CDS encoding DUF6624 domain-containing protein produces MIGERGNWTICNVIQHSDNEVRIQFLPMMRQAVKDKKLEPRFLVRAEDRIATERGDLQIYGGQMKYYPETKSFNLWPVFDPENIDKRRTAIGLDSIAIFLKNRFDFEWNLEEQIKRTKEFELSKQRRNSIN; encoded by the coding sequence ATGATAGGCGAACGAGGTAATTGGACCATATGCAACGTTATTCAACATTCAGATAATGAAGTTCGAATACAATTCCTACCAATGATGAGACAAGCCGTTAAGGATAAAAAGTTAGAACCTCGATTTTTGGTAAGAGCAGAGGATAGAATAGCAACTGAGAGAGGTGATTTACAAATCTATGGTGGACAAATGAAATACTACCCAGAAACCAAGAGTTTTAATTTATGGCCAGTTTTTGATCCAGAAAACATAGATAAACGAAGAACAGCAATTGGGCTGGATTCAATCGCAATATTTCTTAAAAATAGATTTGATTTTGAATGGAATCTCGAAGAACAAATCAAAAGAACAAAAGAGTTTGAATTGTCAAAGCAAAGAAGAAATAGTATCAACTAA
- a CDS encoding CatB-related O-acetyltransferase: MNGPDKNIKYPLENYDRLCFLKNVVKNPNISVGDYTYYDDFENVENFEKNVKYLFDFVDDKLIIGKFCMIASDVKFIMNGANHLTDALSTYPFAIFGKGWERAMDGKSYPNKGDINIGNDVWIGYNATIMAGITIGDGAIIATNSTIVKDVEPYSIVGGNPAKEIKKRFDNSTIKKLLEIKWWNWDIEKITKNVQNLTDNNIENLI; the protein is encoded by the coding sequence ATGAACGGACCAGATAAAAACATAAAATACCCACTAGAGAATTACGACAGGCTTTGTTTCTTAAAAAATGTTGTAAAGAATCCCAATATTAGTGTTGGCGACTACACCTACTATGACGATTTTGAAAATGTAGAAAACTTTGAAAAGAACGTAAAATATCTTTTTGACTTTGTAGATGACAAATTAATAATAGGAAAGTTCTGTATGATTGCTTCAGATGTTAAATTCATAATGAATGGTGCAAATCACTTAACAGATGCCTTATCAACATATCCTTTTGCAATTTTTGGGAAAGGTTGGGAACGTGCAATGGACGGAAAAAGTTATCCAAATAAAGGAGATATTAATATTGGTAATGATGTTTGGATTGGCTACAACGCCACTATTATGGCTGGAATAACCATTGGAGATGGCGCAATTATTGCCACAAACTCAACAATAGTTAAAGACGTTGAACCCTATTCAATTGTTGGTGGAAATCCTGCTAAAGAAATCAAAAAACGTTTTGATAACAGCACCATAAAAAAACTATTAGAAATAAAATGGTGGAATTGGGACATCGAAAAAATCACAAAGAATGTCCAGAACTTAACAGATAACAACATTGAAAATTTAATTTAA
- a CDS encoding NAD(P)-dependent alcohol dehydrogenase — protein MKTAIYTKYGSPEIIKIIDVEKPSPKSNEVLVKIKASSATRADTMMRQGSPTFGRLFLGLFKPKNTSLGTGFSGVIESIGDEVSKFKIADAVLGEKLFSNGCNAEYICIAEDMIITHKPINISHQEAAPICDGFLTSYNFLKDIANIQQGQHVLVNGASGSLGSAAVQLAKVMGAKVTGVCSTKNMELVKSLGADFVIDYKKNHFSKNTNMYDVIYDSVGKTNYSMSKKALKPNGVFMTPVLSLNVLWYSISNSKRVKFGATGLKKPEDLKPLFLELVTFFKQKKLKTVIDKSYDLSEIIEAHHYLETDRKVGNIVIINQ, from the coding sequence ATGAAAACAGCAATTTATACAAAATATGGTTCACCAGAAATTATCAAGATTATTGATGTTGAAAAACCTTCGCCAAAATCAAATGAGGTTTTAGTGAAAATTAAGGCTTCATCTGCAACAAGAGCAGATACAATGATGAGGCAAGGATCACCAACATTCGGAAGATTGTTTTTAGGTCTTTTTAAACCTAAGAACACGTCTCTAGGAACAGGGTTTTCTGGAGTAATTGAATCCATTGGTGATGAAGTTTCCAAATTTAAAATTGCTGATGCCGTATTAGGTGAAAAATTATTTAGTAATGGTTGTAATGCAGAGTATATATGTATTGCAGAAGATATGATAATTACACACAAGCCAATTAATATTTCACATCAAGAAGCAGCTCCAATTTGCGATGGTTTTTTAACCTCTTATAACTTCTTAAAAGACATTGCAAACATACAACAAGGACAACATGTTTTAGTAAATGGAGCTTCTGGTAGTTTGGGCAGTGCAGCAGTACAATTGGCTAAAGTAATGGGAGCTAAAGTGACAGGCGTTTGTAGTACTAAGAATATGGAGTTGGTCAAATCCTTAGGAGCTGATTTTGTGATCGACTATAAAAAGAACCATTTCTCAAAAAACACCAATATGTATGATGTCATCTATGATTCGGTAGGAAAAACCAATTATAGTATGTCCAAAAAAGCCTTAAAACCTAATGGAGTATTTATGACACCTGTTTTAAGCCTGAATGTCTTATGGTATTCAATTAGTAATTCAAAAAGAGTAAAGTTTGGGGCAACAGGTCTGAAAAAACCTGAAGATTTGAAACCGTTATTTTTAGAGCTAGTAACCTTTTTTAAGCAAAAAAAACTTAAAACGGTTATTGATAAAAGCTACGACTTATCAGAAATTATAGAAGCTCATCATTATCTCGAAACTGATCGAAAAGTGGGTAACATCGTCATCATCAATCAATAA